The Gloeocapsopsis sp. IPPAS B-1203 genome contains a region encoding:
- the purD gene encoding phosphoribosylamine--glycine ligase, protein MKVLVIGSGGREHAIAWKLLRSPQVELFCAPGNGGTAMLERCQNLPLSVEDFDGIGEFARSHNIDLVVVGPEVPLALGITDYLQRQGTKVFGPTRAGAQIEASKAWAKALMQEAKIPTAKAVIFHQAAAAKDYVKSQGAPIVVKADGLAAGKGVTVAETIDQAHSAIEAIFQGQFGKGEFVVIEECLTGQEASVLALTDGLTIRPLLPAQDHKRIGEGDTGENTGGMGVYAPTPIVTSDLMAEVEAKVLQSAIATLKNKGIDYRGVLYAGLMISPNGEFKVLEFNCRFGDPETQAILPLLETPLEDLLLACVEQRLAQMPPIAWKTGASACVVIAAGGYPGTYEKGKVITGIDSAEALGANVFHAGTQLTSLTPSLVTDGGRVLGVTGTGDNFEQAIALAYQAVNCIKFEKMYYRRDIGYRVKSKAVNF, encoded by the coding sequence GTGAAAGTCTTAGTTATCGGTAGTGGAGGGCGCGAACACGCGATCGCTTGGAAACTATTGCGATCGCCACAAGTTGAACTCTTTTGTGCGCCTGGTAATGGTGGGACAGCAATGCTAGAACGCTGTCAAAATCTGCCTTTGAGTGTTGAAGACTTTGATGGTATCGGAGAATTTGCGCGATCGCATAACATCGATCTGGTTGTCGTTGGTCCTGAAGTTCCTCTGGCACTGGGAATCACAGATTACTTACAGCGCCAAGGAACGAAAGTGTTTGGTCCAACACGCGCTGGCGCACAAATTGAAGCAAGTAAGGCGTGGGCAAAAGCTTTAATGCAAGAAGCAAAAATCCCCACGGCAAAAGCCGTCATATTTCATCAAGCTGCCGCTGCTAAAGATTATGTAAAATCCCAAGGAGCACCGATTGTTGTCAAAGCTGATGGTTTAGCTGCTGGTAAAGGTGTCACAGTTGCCGAAACTATTGATCAAGCCCACAGCGCAATCGAAGCCATTTTTCAAGGGCAATTTGGTAAAGGGGAATTTGTCGTCATCGAAGAATGCTTAACTGGTCAAGAAGCCTCGGTTTTAGCTCTCACTGATGGTTTAACAATTCGCCCCCTTTTACCTGCACAAGATCATAAACGCATCGGGGAAGGTGATACAGGGGAGAATACCGGCGGCATGGGAGTGTATGCGCCTACACCCATTGTCACCTCAGATTTAATGGCAGAAGTTGAAGCAAAAGTTTTACAAAGCGCGATCGCAACTCTCAAAAACAAGGGAATTGACTATCGCGGCGTACTTTATGCTGGTTTAATGATCAGTCCCAACGGGGAATTCAAAGTTTTAGAGTTCAACTGTCGTTTTGGCGATCCTGAAACTCAAGCAATTTTACCGCTCCTCGAAACACCTTTGGAAGATTTATTACTTGCTTGTGTAGAACAGCGATTAGCACAAATGCCTCCCATCGCTTGGAAAACAGGTGCATCAGCTTGTGTGGTGATTGCTGCAGGCGGCTATCCTGGAACTTATGAAAAAGGAAAAGTCATTACTGGTATTGACTCTGCAGAAGCATTAGGCGCAAACGTTTTCCACGCTGGAACCCAACTTACATCCCTCACCCCTTCCCTCGTCACAGATGGTGGTCGAGTTTTAGGAGTCACTGGAACTGGTGATAACTTTGAACAAGCGATCGCTCTTGCTTATCAAGCAGTTAATTGCATTAAATTTGAGAAAATGTACTATCGGCGTGATATTGGCTACCGAGTCAAATCAAAAGCTGTTAATTTTTAG
- a CDS encoding deoxyribodipyrimidine photo-lyase translates to MSNLTLFWHRRDLRISDNTGLAAASKHQKVVGVFCLDPNILERDDVAPVRVTYMIGCLQALQQRYTEVGSELLILHDHPVQAIPRLATALNAQAVFWNWDVEPYSQERDRAVMEALKEKGIQVLHENWDQILHTPDEIYTGSNQPYTVFTPFWRNWSSKPKAEPVATLQGVTGLTSAEQETAQQAGVIPLPTAKDLGFIWDRDLIIAPGEIAAQERLEEFTYKAITEYKEQRNFPAIDGTSQLSAALKFGAIGIRTVWAATIAVLENSRSDETDTSIRAWQQELAWREFYQHAMYHFPELATGAYREAFKNFPYENNEELFQAWCEGRTGYPIVDAAMRQMNESGWMHNRCRMIVANFLTKDLLIDPRLGEKYFYQRLIDGDLSANNGGWQWSASSGMDPKPVRIFNPASQAQKFDPEGEYIRQWVPELRSVDTEYLLSGNISEQEREALGYPLPIVDHKLQQRQFKAIYAQQKGYSVIG, encoded by the coding sequence ATGTCTAATTTAACTTTATTCTGGCACCGTCGTGATTTGCGTATTTCAGACAATACCGGACTAGCCGCCGCAAGCAAGCATCAAAAAGTCGTTGGGGTGTTTTGTCTCGATCCCAACATTCTAGAACGCGATGACGTCGCTCCCGTGCGCGTAACTTACATGATTGGGTGTTTACAAGCCCTACAACAGCGATATACAGAAGTTGGTAGTGAATTACTCATTCTTCACGATCACCCCGTACAAGCGATTCCCAGGCTTGCCACAGCGTTGAATGCTCAAGCTGTATTCTGGAATTGGGATGTTGAGCCGTATTCTCAAGAACGCGATCGCGCTGTGATGGAGGCTCTAAAAGAAAAGGGCATTCAAGTTTTACACGAAAACTGGGATCAAATTCTCCACACTCCTGATGAAATTTACACTGGTTCTAACCAGCCTTATACTGTATTTACTCCTTTTTGGCGCAACTGGAGCAGTAAACCCAAAGCTGAACCTGTAGCAACTTTACAAGGTGTCACAGGGTTAACATCAGCAGAACAAGAAACTGCGCAGCAAGCAGGAGTTATTCCACTTCCCACAGCTAAAGATTTAGGATTTATTTGGGATCGCGATTTAATCATTGCCCCAGGCGAAATTGCAGCGCAGGAAAGGCTAGAAGAATTTACCTACAAAGCGATTACTGAGTACAAAGAACAGCGGAATTTTCCTGCCATTGATGGAACATCTCAACTCAGCGCCGCGCTCAAATTTGGTGCAATTGGCATTCGCACAGTGTGGGCGGCAACGATCGCCGTATTAGAAAATAGCCGCAGTGACGAAACTGATACAAGTATCCGCGCTTGGCAACAAGAACTGGCTTGGCGGGAATTCTACCAACACGCAATGTATCACTTTCCTGAATTAGCAACAGGAGCTTATCGCGAAGCTTTCAAAAATTTTCCTTATGAAAACAACGAAGAACTTTTTCAAGCCTGGTGCGAAGGTAGAACTGGCTACCCAATTGTCGATGCAGCCATGCGTCAGATGAACGAAAGTGGCTGGATGCACAACCGTTGTCGCATGATTGTGGCAAATTTCCTTACTAAAGATTTGTTAATCGATCCGCGTTTAGGGGAAAAATACTTTTATCAACGACTCATTGATGGCGATCTCTCAGCAAATAATGGTGGCTGGCAGTGGAGTGCATCCAGTGGCATGGACCCCAAACCTGTACGCATCTTTAACCCTGCAAGTCAAGCTCAAAAGTTCGATCCTGAAGGCGAATATATTCGGCAATGGGTGCCTGAATTACGCTCGGTAGACACCGAGTATTTACTCAGTGGCAATATTTCTGAACAAGAAAGAGAAGCTCTCGGCTATCCGTTACCAATTGTGGATCACAAACTGCAACAAAGACAGTTTAAAGCAATTTACGCACAGCAAAAAGGGTACTCGGTAATTGGTTAA
- a CDS encoding NUDIX hydrolase has product MSLKWLEWSQKLQAIAQNGLTYSQSPYDSERYQQIRQIAADIMATYAHEIPTYVCDLFSKEEGYATPKIDVRGVVFHNNQILLVKEREDGCWTLPGGWVDVGESPSNAVVREVYEESGYHTQIVKLLAIYDRNHPRHRHPPLRHHVYKLFFQCQLIGGSPAESTETSEAAFFAKQNLPELSLTRVVPSQIARLFEHYRNPDWQADFD; this is encoded by the coding sequence ATGAGCCTCAAGTGGCTGGAATGGTCACAAAAATTGCAGGCGATCGCGCAAAATGGACTTACTTACAGTCAAAGTCCCTACGATAGCGAACGATACCAGCAAATACGTCAAATTGCAGCTGATATCATGGCAACTTACGCTCATGAAATACCAACATATGTCTGCGATTTATTTAGCAAAGAAGAAGGTTACGCAACTCCTAAGATAGACGTTAGAGGTGTTGTCTTTCATAATAATCAAATTCTTTTGGTTAAAGAACGCGAGGATGGCTGCTGGACATTGCCTGGAGGATGGGTTGATGTAGGAGAATCACCCAGCAATGCAGTTGTGCGTGAAGTGTACGAAGAGTCAGGTTATCACACACAAATTGTCAAACTATTAGCAATATACGATCGCAATCATCCGCGTCATCGACATCCACCTCTACGACATCACGTCTACAAACTTTTTTTTCAATGTCAATTAATTGGTGGTAGCCCAGCAGAAAGCACAGAAACATCAGAAGCAGCCTTCTTTGCAAAGCAAAATCTTCCAGAACTTTCACTCACTCGCGTTGTTCCTTCCCAAATTGCGCGTCTGTTTGAGCATTATCGAAATCCTGATTGGCAAGCAGATTTTGACTAG
- a CDS encoding NUDIX hydrolase, translating into MPPGKEPPQLLRQHLYYRGRKFDFEVSRLRLPNQAEGDWECIRHPGGALAVPITPEGKLILLKQYRFAVQGRLLEFPAGTVELNEDPFKTIQREIQEETGYRAHQWQKLGQFFLAPGYSDEVIYAFLAQDLELLEQPPHQDIDEDMETVLMAPQELEQAILDGEAVDAKSISSFLLAKPFLNQI; encoded by the coding sequence ATGCCCCCAGGTAAAGAACCTCCACAACTACTCAGACAGCATCTCTACTATCGCGGACGCAAATTTGATTTTGAAGTGAGTCGTCTGCGCCTCCCTAATCAAGCAGAAGGAGACTGGGAATGCATTCGTCATCCAGGAGGTGCGCTAGCTGTACCTATCACCCCAGAAGGTAAGCTGATTCTTCTCAAACAGTACCGTTTTGCAGTACAAGGACGACTTTTAGAGTTTCCAGCAGGTACCGTAGAACTTAACGAAGATCCTTTTAAGACAATTCAAAGAGAAATTCAAGAAGAAACTGGCTACCGCGCTCACCAATGGCAAAAATTAGGACAATTTTTCCTAGCTCCAGGGTATTCTGATGAAGTCATTTATGCTTTCTTAGCACAGGATTTAGAATTACTAGAACAGCCACCACATCAAGATATCGATGAGGATATGGAAACTGTACTGATGGCTCCACAAGAATTAGAACAAGCCATTTTAGATGGCGAAGCAGTTGATGCTAAATCAATTTCTAGCTTCTTGCTGGCAAAACCATTTTTGAATCAAATTTAG
- the folK gene encoding 2-amino-4-hydroxy-6-hydroxymethyldihydropteridine diphosphokinase, translated as MKTHGLCAIALGSNLGDSRNTVAAALKSLSATPHITLIAQSSWYQTAAVGPPQPDYINGCVVLQVQMAPQLILEILLDIEAQFGRIRRERWGPRSLDLDLLLYDDFILDTPTLQIPHPRMRDRAFVLVPLAEIAPNWIEPVSGKAIAQLVQEVDCSGVIRL; from the coding sequence TTGAAGACACATGGTTTATGTGCGATCGCACTGGGAAGTAATTTAGGAGACTCTCGCAATACCGTAGCAGCTGCATTAAAAAGTTTAAGCGCTACGCCTCATATCACTTTAATAGCTCAATCAAGCTGGTATCAAACCGCTGCTGTTGGTCCACCACAACCAGATTATATTAATGGCTGTGTTGTGTTGCAAGTACAAATGGCTCCACAGTTAATACTAGAAATTCTATTGGATATTGAAGCTCAATTCGGTAGAATACGGCGAGAACGCTGGGGACCGCGATCGCTCGATCTTGACTTACTACTTTACGACGATTTCATTCTTGATACTCCAACACTGCAAATTCCCCATCCACGTATGCGCGATCGCGCCTTTGTGTTAGTACCTTTAGCAGAAATTGCTCCGAATTGGATTGAACCTGTATCCGGTAAAGCGATCGCCCAACTCGTTCAAGAGGTAGACTGTTCTGGTGTTATTCGTCTTTGA
- a CDS encoding penicillin-binding protein 1A, with protein sequence MPWFKEQEAIRNTEPAKKTKTTPSRQQLPRRKIAKIVTQIKQLVSSSTGKHPQHRRSLWFIGIGGSAIALGGIWFSIEQSLPQTAELFTVVRDETLTIKAADGTILQQTGPATREQLKLAEIPEPLVQAFIASEDRRFYQHNGIDYQGIARATLSNLRSANVVEGGSTITQQLARILFLNQDRTIWRKLKEIRLSQKIEANLTKEQILERYLNLVYLGEGAYGVADAAWVYFSKPVDELTLPEMAMIAGLAPAPSRYSPAVNLATAQQRRNLVLQRMREDQVLDAATATAARTAPITLNTNLPKRLQVTAPYFTTYIQKELPKYVAPEVIEAGGLIVETTLNAQWQNAAETAVKNTVTNNGRWQNFEQAALVAINPRNGEIRALVGGKDFEKNQFNRATQAQRQPGSTFKGFVYTAAIATGLSPYNSYLDAPYIVEGYEPKNYSREFRGWLTMRDALTSSINTIAVKVLIDVGFDPVIKLAQQMGIKSQLQPMYSLALGSSEVNLLELTSAYGTLATQGMHVEPHGIRRILNRSGEVLYSTEHKPKRVLDPGSAAITTWMLQNVVQAGTGRPASLNRPVAGKTGTSDESRDLWFVGYIPQLVAGVWLGNDNNEPTWGNSGTAAATWRQFMMSAVEDIPVEDFSERPTLTGRKGSIKAQPIKPKRVSTRRRPSSNRNSDLSNNRRRSYRRNQSEAIAPQPRRRSRRRNERPASPPVNPGSAQTPTPPQGELRERLRNLRQSDTPRKELPPANSSSGTSDAGYVVPTKE encoded by the coding sequence ATGCCCTGGTTTAAGGAACAAGAAGCAATCCGTAACACTGAACCAGCAAAAAAAACTAAGACAACTCCAAGTCGTCAGCAACTTCCCCGCCGGAAAATTGCCAAAATTGTGACTCAGATCAAGCAACTAGTGTCCTCATCTACAGGAAAGCACCCGCAACATCGTCGTTCGCTTTGGTTTATTGGTATTGGGGGTAGTGCGATCGCCTTAGGCGGAATTTGGTTTTCTATTGAGCAAAGTTTGCCTCAAACAGCAGAACTATTTACGGTGGTACGAGATGAAACTCTAACGATTAAAGCTGCCGATGGTACTATTCTGCAACAAACTGGACCAGCAACTCGCGAACAACTCAAGCTAGCAGAAATTCCTGAGCCATTAGTGCAAGCATTTATTGCTTCAGAAGATCGCCGTTTTTATCAACACAATGGGATCGACTACCAAGGAATTGCTAGGGCAACACTGTCTAACTTGCGCTCTGCCAACGTTGTGGAAGGTGGTAGTACGATTACACAGCAGCTTGCCAGAATTCTGTTTTTAAATCAAGATCGCACAATTTGGCGCAAACTGAAAGAAATTCGGCTCTCGCAGAAAATAGAAGCAAATTTAACCAAAGAACAGATTCTAGAGCGCTATCTCAACTTAGTATATTTAGGCGAGGGTGCGTATGGCGTTGCAGATGCTGCATGGGTGTATTTCAGTAAACCAGTAGACGAGCTGACTTTACCAGAAATGGCAATGATTGCGGGTTTAGCCCCTGCCCCAAGCCGTTACTCGCCAGCAGTAAATTTAGCAACAGCACAACAACGGCGGAATTTAGTCTTACAAAGAATGCGTGAGGATCAAGTACTTGATGCAGCAACCGCAACTGCAGCAAGAACTGCACCGATTACTCTCAATACCAATTTACCCAAGCGCCTCCAAGTTACAGCACCCTACTTCACAACTTATATCCAAAAGGAATTACCCAAGTATGTTGCGCCAGAAGTCATTGAAGCGGGTGGTTTAATTGTCGAGACAACATTAAATGCGCAGTGGCAAAATGCAGCAGAGACAGCAGTCAAGAACACCGTCACAAACAATGGTAGGTGGCAAAATTTTGAGCAAGCCGCCTTGGTAGCAATTAATCCTCGCAATGGTGAAATTAGAGCTTTAGTAGGTGGAAAAGACTTTGAGAAAAATCAGTTTAACCGCGCTACTCAAGCACAGCGTCAGCCAGGATCGACATTTAAAGGCTTTGTCTATACAGCAGCGATCGCTACAGGACTTTCTCCTTACAATTCCTACTTGGATGCTCCTTACATCGTCGAAGGATACGAACCAAAAAACTATAGCCGTGAGTTTCGTGGTTGGCTAACAATGCGGGATGCTTTGACAAGTTCGATTAATACGATCGCAGTTAAGGTCCTGATTGACGTAGGCTTTGATCCCGTGATTAAACTCGCACAACAAATGGGAATCAAGTCACAACTACAACCGATGTACTCGCTTGCACTTGGTTCATCTGAAGTTAATTTACTCGAACTCACAAGTGCTTATGGTACGCTTGCAACTCAAGGCATGCACGTAGAACCACACGGAATTCGCCGAATTCTCAACCGGAGTGGAGAAGTTCTTTACAGTACTGAACATAAACCAAAGCGAGTTTTAGATCCAGGTAGCGCGGCAATTACAACTTGGATGCTACAAAATGTAGTGCAAGCAGGAACCGGACGCCCTGCATCTTTAAATCGTCCTGTTGCTGGAAAAACAGGAACTTCAGATGAATCACGCGATCTCTGGTTCGTGGGCTATATTCCGCAACTTGTTGCTGGGGTTTGGCTAGGAAACGATAACAATGAACCAACTTGGGGTAATAGCGGTACTGCTGCTGCTACCTGGCGTCAATTTATGATGAGCGCAGTAGAAGATATCCCAGTAGAAGATTTCTCAGAACGTCCAACTTTAACAGGGCGCAAGGGTAGTATTAAGGCACAACCGATTAAACCGAAGCGAGTTTCAACGAGGAGAAGACCTTCATCTAACAGAAATTCTGATTTGAGCAACAACCGTCGCAGAAGTTATCGCCGCAATCAGTCAGAAGCAATCGCACCTCAACCTAGAAGGCGATCGCGTCGTCGTAACGAACGCCCAGCCTCACCTCCTGTCAATCCAGGAAGCGCTCAAACACCTACACCACCGCAAGGAGAACTACGAGAACGTTTACGCAACCTGCGCCAGTCTGATACTCCAAGAAAAGAGCTACCTCCAGCTAACAGTTCTTCTGGAACGTCTGATGCTGGTTATGTTGTACCGACGAAAGAGTGA
- a CDS encoding TerB family tellurite resistance protein, producing the protein MKEDKASVKKLVKILIGAAWVDGVIQPEEREYLHKVAIEKDVAADPEIQPLLNELKTVQPTECYEWIKEYLGEHPGSEAYQDLLEAISGLIYRDGEVATEEARLLTKLQSLDTADSSPQRAYSTVLKGIQTLYRRWVSTQS; encoded by the coding sequence ATGAAAGAAGACAAAGCTAGTGTAAAAAAGTTAGTAAAAATCTTGATTGGGGCTGCTTGGGTAGATGGAGTCATCCAACCCGAAGAAAGAGAATATTTACATAAAGTAGCAATAGAAAAAGACGTGGCTGCCGATCCAGAAATTCAGCCTTTGCTCAATGAACTCAAGACTGTGCAGCCAACTGAGTGCTACGAATGGATAAAAGAGTATTTAGGAGAGCACCCTGGTTCTGAAGCTTACCAAGATTTACTAGAAGCTATCAGTGGCTTGATTTACCGTGATGGAGAAGTAGCAACAGAAGAAGCACGACTTCTTACCAAATTACAATCATTGGATACAGCAGATAGTTCTCCTCAAAGAGCTTACTCTACTGTACTCAAAGGAATTCAGACGCTTTACCGACGCTGGGTCAGCACTCAAAGCTAG